The following proteins come from a genomic window of Pocillopora verrucosa isolate sample1 chromosome 6, ASM3666991v2, whole genome shotgun sequence:
- the LOC131783546 gene encoding tetratricopeptide repeat protein 28-like produces the protein MDLLTGIWTNLIGVQVAYFLMNTGRVHKAIELGNEFLKLLNASLQGKEGEIARKIYKHIYIMMFKAYYFISDSQNASIYARKIFLIRRGSADPYETVEFTLVIARMSSRLNNFVDAKVYYDKAINLTVQTGDCKEEADTCGEFGKLLLELSEYKKAKSYIERALTIRKEIGDKDGEAKAYGNLGVMFYYLGEYAKAKEYIEKALVIRTEIGDRSGEVADYTNLGNVFHSLGDVTRAREYYEKALAIAINICDSDKEVCLYRCLGNMFFNLGEGNKVKEYYEKALAIRNVMGDRRGEEEDCEALGKVFQLLSEFTKTKEYLERALAIRREIGDRRGEAANYGNLGAVFQSLGEYANAKECYEKGLAIRVEIGDREGAAADHGNLGNLFQSLGEYIRAKEHIEKSLAIRTETGCRHGAADQYENLAVVSFELKDFKEYLAKSLAINTEIGNRKGEAKAYGDHGDLFYTLGEYVKAREYREKALAIRINLGDREGEAREYNRLGFLCLRLEEYAAAEKHYEMALVIAKDIGVREIELDSLDGLAISILRQGNKIEALRYLYQRFETYENLRLSLRNEDHLKTSFLEVQGFNTYTFCSALLCENNNPREALYVEELGRARGLTDLQADRYSVQTNISANPKSWIGIENIVRKETDCVFLYISFADDDLFIWILKTSGEIHFKRTTVGEEILGTRLESNLSDFFAKSFRCLGMQSKWECEDRSLPLVIEPQHSSDELGSLTDLRLLEEDDEEVVSDFQSSLSMSSKLFIFHVADFLVEPEVIIVPHSSLYKVPFAALREKEGQFLSETRRIRVVPSLMTLKLIQDSPVNYHSRTDALIVGDPKVDWVMFKGYFQHIASLPCARKEAKMVGRLVGVKPLLGEQATKRAVLEKITSVSLIHFAAHGEAERGEIALSPIRTPDSPDITPQEQDYLLTMAEISQVKVRAKLVVLSCCHSGSGQIKAEGVIGIARAFLGSGARSVLVALWAISDTATEQLMQRFYEHLVGGESASESLHQAMKWMRNNGYTKVREWAPFMLIGDDVTFDFGNKD, from the exons ATGGATCTTCTAACCGGGATATGGACGAACCTCATAGGTGTACAAGTTGCCTATTTTCTTATGAACACTGGTCGAGTTCACAAAGCCATCGAGCTCGGCAACGAATTTTTGAAGCTATTAAATGCCAGCTTGCAAGGAAAAGAAGGTGAAATTGCAaggaaaatttacaaacatATCTATATTATGATGTTCAAAGCATACTACTTTATTTCTGATTCCCAAAATGCGTCAATATATGCGAGAAAGATTTTCCTCATAAGACGCGGTTCCGCTGACCCGTACGAAACAGTGGAATTTACCTTGGTCATTGCAAGAATGTCATCTAGACTAAATAACTTTGTCGATGCGAAAGTATATTATGACAAAGCAATAAACTTGACAGTTCAAACTGGTGACTGCAAAGAAGAAGCAGATACCtgtggagaatttggaaaaCTGCTTTTAGAGCTCAGTGAATATAAAAAGGCTAAAAGTTACATCGAGAGAGCACTTAcgatcagaaaggaaattggcgacaaagacGGAGAGGCCAAGGCTTATGGAAACTTAGGAGTCATGTTTTACTATCTTGGCGAATACgccaaggctaaagaatacatcgagaaagcacttgtgatcagaactgagattggtgATAGGAGTGGAGAAGTAGCGGATTACACAAACTTAGGAAATGTGTTTCACTCGCTTGGTGATGTTACCAGAGCTAGAGAATACTATGAGAAAGCTCTTGCGATTGCAATAAACATCTGCGACAGCGATAAAGAAGTATGTCTTTACAGATGCTtaggaaatatgtttttcaacCTTGGAGAAGGTAACAAGGtgaaagaatattacgagaaagcatTGGCGATTAGAAATGTAATGGGCGACAGgagaggagaagaagaagactGCGAAGCCTTAGGGAAAGTGTTTCAGTTGCTTAGCGAATTTACAAAGACTAAAGAATATCTCGAGAGAGCACTAGCGATCAGAAGAGAAATTGGTGATAGAAGAGGAGAGGCTGCAAATTACGGAAATCTTGGAGCCGTATTTCAGTCCCTTGGAGAATACGCCAACGCTAAAGAATGTTACGAAAAAGGACTCGCGATTAGAgttgaaattggcgacagagaaggagcAGCTGCAGATCACGGAAACTTAGGAAATTTGTTTCAATCTTTGGGAGAATATATCAGGGCTAAGGAACATATTGAGAAGTCACTTGCAATAAGAACTGAAACTGGCTGTAGACATGGAGCTGCAGATCAGTATGAAAACCTAGCGGTTGTGTCTTTTGAACTTAAGGACTTTAAGGAATATTTGGCAAAATCACTCGCAATTAACACTGAAATTGGaaacagaaaaggagaagcaaaaGCCTACGGAGATCATGGGGATTTGTTTTACACACTCGGAGAATATGTGAAGGCTAGAGAGTATCGTGAGAAAGCACTTGCGATCAGAATTAATTTaggcgacagagaaggagaagcaaGAGAGTATAACCGCCTTGGATTTCTGTGTCTACGTCTGGAAGAATATGCCGCCGCTGAAAAACATTATGAGATGGCACTGGTAATCGCTAAAGACATTGGGGTCCGTGAAATTGAGTTAGATAGCTTAGATGGCCTCGCTATATCCATTTTGCGGCAGGGAAACAAAATAGAAGCGCTACGTTATCTTTATCAACGTTTTGAAACATACGAAAACCTAAGACTTTCTCTTAGAAATGAAGATCatttaaaaacatctttcttagaGGTTCAGGGCTTTAATACATACACGTTCTGTAGTGCTCTTCTTTGTGAGAACAACAATCCCCGAGAGGCTCTTTATGTTGAAGAGCTGGGACGGGCGAGAGGCCTGACAGACCTGCAGGCTGATAGATATTCTGTTCAAACAAACATTTCAGCCAATCCGAAATCATGGATTGGGATTGAAAATATTGTTAGAAAAGAAACTGACTGTGTATTTTTATACATTTCATTTGCTGATGATGACCTTTTCATATGGATCCTTAAAACAAGTGGAGAAATTCATTTCAAAAGAACGACAGTGGGTGAGGAAATTCTTGGCACTCGATTAGAGAGTAATTTGAGTGATTTTTTTGCCAAAAGTTTCCGGTGCCTTGGCATGCAATCCAAATGGGAATGTGAGGATCGATCTTTGCCTCTTGTCATCGAGCCACAACACAGTTCAGATGAGCTGGGAAGCCTCACAGATCTGAGACTTCTCgaagaagatgatgaagaagtTGTTTCAGATTTCCAATCAAGTCTTTCTATGAGTTCCAAACTCTTCATCTTCCACGTTGCAGATTTCCTTGTGGAACCCGAAGTCATCATTGTACCTCATAGCAGCTTATATAAAGTTCCATTTGCTGCCCTGCGTGAAAAGGAGGGGCAATTCTTATCGGAGACCCGTCGCATCCGTGTAGTTCCCTCATTGATGACGCTCAAGctcattcaagatagtccagtGAATTATCACAGTCGGACTGATGCACTGATCGTGGGTGATCCCAAAGTTGACTGGGTCATGTTCAAGGGATATTTTCAGCACATCGCCTCATTACcttgtgcaagaaaggaagcaaagatGGTTGGACGACTGGTGGGCGTAAAGCCTTTGTTAGGAGAGCAAGCGACCAAGCGGGCAGTTCTTGAGAAGATAACatcagtgagcctgatacactTTGCTGCACATGGTGAGGCAGAAAGAGGAGAAATCGCCCTTTCCCCTATCCGTACTCCCGACAGCCCTGATATCACCCCACAAGAACAAGATTATCTTTTGACGATGGCTGAGATATCACAAGTTAAAGTAAGAGCTAAACTGGTTGTtctcagctgttgtcacagtggaagtggacaGATCAAAGCTGAAGGAGTgattggaatcgctcgagcgttcttaggatccggtgctcggtCGGTGTTGGTTGCATTATGGGCCATATCAGACACAGCAACAGAACAGCTCATGCAACGATTCTACGAACATCTCGTTGGTGGAGAAAgcgccagtgaatctcttcaccaggccatgaagtggatgagaaacaACGGCTACACCAAAGTCCGTGAGTGGGCTCCATTcatgctgattggagatgacgtcacGTTTGACTTTGGTAATAAGG ACTAA
- the LOC131783520 gene encoding ATP-binding cassette sub-family G member 4-like — protein MENFITGRAENYKTAVKCCSGEDASSVDSKDSMLEAGEYLERLSFWQRPRQRVDLEFNDVTYSVKLGRQEQKAIVHGVSGEFKSGELVAVLGPSGAGKSTLINILAGYRTKDANGQVLVNGVERNLRQFRKMSCYIMQDDVLLPHLTVMESMMVSANLHLRESLSLEEKERVINEILLNLGLTETADTRLNEISGGQRKRLAIALELVNNPPLIFLDEPTSGLDSSSAFQCISLMRTLAHGGRTVVCTIHQPSAKLFEMFDKLYILAEGNCLFQGTVQDLIPYLASEGLECPKYHNPADYIIEVASGEYGENVIPRLVKAWKAREEAETQKKSLTSSTSSSYDSRNMVVSILPNCNVKTSTDSIIHAASQTTQFLVLFKRAAQSIFRDRIFTHLRFVSTASVGLLIGLLYHGIGNDGSKVFNNTGCLFFSLLFLMFTSLMPTVLTFPMEKLVFIREHLNNWYSLKSYYLANTMADVPLQILFPVIYCTIVYFMTDQPNEGLRYTQFVAVTILTCLVAQSIGLLIGTVAPSLPTAVYVAPVTGIPVLLFSGFFVNFDTIPKYMQWLTYVSYARYSWEGTVVAIYGNKRGPLECKDRRCIFTNSEEVLASMDVEENALYLEGAKVYFDCLVLSLFFIILRLAAYLVLRYKVKSYH, from the exons atggaaaattttatcACTGGACGAGCCGAGAACTACAAAACGGCGGTAAAATGCTGTTCAGGAGAGGATGCGAGTTCCGTGGATAGCAAGGATTCGATGCTCGAAGCCGGGGAATACCTCGAACGGTTAAGTTTTTGGCAGCGACCGAGACAGCGAGTCGATCTAGAATTCAACGATGTTACTTACAGTGTAAAGCTGGGTCGACAAG agCAAAAGGCAATTGTTCATGGGGTGTCAGGAGAGTTTAAAAGTGGAGAACTTGTTGCTGTCCTTGGTCCCTCAG GAGCTGGGAAGTCCACACTGATAAATATTTTAGCAGGATACAG AACCAAAGACGCAAATGGCCAAGTACTGGTCAATGGCGTGGAGAGGAACTTGCGGCAGTTCCGCAAAATGTCTTGTTACATCATGCAAGATGATGTGCTCTTGCCACATCTCACTGTCATGGAATCCATGATG GTGTCTGCAAATTTACATCTCAGAGAATCTTTATCccttgaagaaaaagaaagagtt ATCAACGAAATCCTATTGAACCTGGGCCTTACAGAGACTGCTGACACAAGGCTGAATGAGATATCTGGAGGACAGAGAAAACGGCTTGCAATAGCACTGGAATTGGTGAACAATCCACCATTGATTTTTCTAGACGAGCCAACTAGTGGTCTGGATAGTTCATCCGCATTTCAGTGTATCAGCCTCATGAGAACACTTGCTCATGGTGGGAGGACTGTGGTGTGTACCATTCATCAACCAAGTGCAAAactgtttgaaatgtttgataAG TTGTACATTTTGGCAGAGGGTAACTGCTTGTTCCAAGGCACTGTACAAGATCTCATACCTTACTTGGCTTCTGAAGGTCTGGAATGTCCCAAGTACCACAATCCTGCAGACTACA ttATAGAAGTAGCGTCTGGGGAGTATGGCGAGAACGTGATACCCAGGCTAGTGAAGGCCTGGAAGGCGCGTGAAGAGGCAGAGACGCAGAAAAAGAGCCTGACCAGTAGTACCAGCAGTAGCTATGATTCAAGAAACATGGTGGTGTCAATACTACCAAACTGTAATGTCAAGACCAGTACTGACAGCATAATACATGCTGCAAGTCAAACCACCCAG TTCCTGGTGTTGTTCAAAAGAGCCGCACAGTCCATCTTCAGGGATCGTATTTTTACTCACCTACGTTTCGTGTCCACAGCATCTGTCGGCCTTCTCATTGGACTCCTGTATCACGGCATTGGTAATGACGGCAGTAAAGTCTTCAACAACACTGGCTGCTTGTTTTTCTCGCTTCTGTTCCTCATGTTCACATCTCTTATGCCCACTGTGTTAACAT tCCCCATGGAAAAACTAGTGTTTATTCGAGAGCATTTGAACAACTGGTATAGCCTCAAGTCTTACTACCTAGCAAATACAATGGCGGACGTTCCCTTACAG ATCTTGTTTCCAGTGATTTACTGTACAATAGTATACTTCATGACAGATCAACCAAACGAAGGATTGCGTTACACTCAGTTTGTAGCCGTCACGATACTGACATGTCTTGTAGCGCAATCCATTGGGCTCTTAATAGGGACGGTCGCGCCCAGTCTTCCG ACTGCGGTCTACGTCGCTCCAGTGACTGGTATCCCTGTCCTACTGTTCAGCGGTTTCTTCGTTAACTTTGATACCATTCCAAAGTACATGCAGTGGCTCACATACGTTTCCTACGCGCGGTACAGCTGGGAAGGAACGGTGGTGGCCATATATGGCAATAAAAGAGGACCTTTAGAATGCAAGGACAGACGATGTATATTTACGAACAGTGAAGAAGTTTTGGCGTCTATGGATGTGGAAGAAAATGCCCTGTATTTAGAAGGCGCGAAGGTTTATTTCGATTGCCTCGTCCTCTCccttttcttcattattttgaGATTAGCGGCTTATTTAGTGTTGCGGTACAAAGTGAAGTCGTATCATTAG